A region from the Penaeus monodon isolate SGIC_2016 chromosome 17, NSTDA_Pmon_1, whole genome shotgun sequence genome encodes:
- the LOC119583734 gene encoding uncharacterized protein LOC119583734, translated as MIIHVRDTDGTMSSVEAQPTDTIHMLRVKIMLEDIPLCDYRVLTFNGKHLWDRKATISSYGINNEDCVDVKSVLVAQAMTGFFVNVVQPEGEVVTVVADEAVPVIEIKHEVARVAGVEARKQQLKAGGEDMKDEKMLRDYGITQDAVVLMEIKGETGNRRDKRRERAGDDSLKNVLFFVSLLVLVPVSLWLAYKRGSKN; from the coding sequence ATGATCATCCACGTGCGAGACACAGACGGGACAATGAGTTCTGTTGAAGCACAACCGACAGACACAATCCACATGCTCAGGGTGAAAATAATGTTAGAAGACATACCCCTATGTGACTATCGGGTACTTACGTTTAACGGCAAGCATTTGTGGGACAGGAAAGCAACGATCTCTAGCTATGGCATCAACAACGAAGACTGCGTGGATGTGAAAAGTGTTTTGGTGGCCCAAGCTATGACTGGGTTTTTCGTTAACGTTGTCCAGCCGGAAGGGGAGGTTGTCACGGTCGTGGCAGACGAAGCGGTGCCCGTGATAGAGATCAAGCACGAAGTGGCACGGGTAGCTGGTGTGGAGGCGAGGAAGCAGCAGCTGAAGGCGGGTGGCGAAGACATGAAGGACGAGAAGATGCTGAGAGACTATGGCATCACCCAGGATGCTGTTGTGTTGATGGAGATCAAGGGCGAGACTGGAAACaggagagacaaaagaagggaaagagcagGAGACGACAGTCTGAAGAATGTGCTGTTCTTTGTTTCCCTTCTGGTGTTAGTTCCTGTCAGTTTGTGGCTTGCCTATAAACGAGGGAGTAAAAATTAG
- the LOC119583735 gene encoding uncharacterized protein LOC119583735 — MIIHVRDTDGTMSSVEAQPTDTIHMLRVKIMLEDIPLCDYRVLTFNGKHLWDRKATISSYGINNEDCVDVKSVVVTQAMSGFYVNVVQPEGEVVTVVADEAVPVIEIKHEVARVAGVEARKQQLKAGAEDMKDEKMLRDYGITKDAVVWMEIKGETGNRRDKRREGAGDDSLKNVLIFVSLLVLVPVSLWLAYKRGSKN, encoded by the coding sequence ATGATCATCCACGTGCGAGACACAGACGGGACAATGAGTTCTGTTGAAGCACAACCGACAGACACAATCCACATGCTCAGGGTGAAAATAATGTTAGAAGACATACCCCTATGTGACTATAGGGTACTTACGTTTAACGGCAAGCATTTGTGGGACAGGAAAGCAACGATCTCTAGCTATGGCATCAACAACGAAGACTGCGTGGATGTGAAAAGTGTTGTGGTGACCCAAGCTATGAGTGGGTTTTACGTTAACGTTGTCCAGCCGGAAGGGGAGGTTGTCACGGTCGTGGCGGACGAAGCGGTGCCCGTGATAGAGATCAAGCACGAAGTGGCACGGGTAGCGGGTGTGGAGGCGAGGAAGCAGCAGCTGAAGGCGGGTGCCGAAGACATGAAGGACGAGAAGATGCTGAGAGACTATGGCATCACCAAGGATGCTGTTGTGTGGATGGAGATCAAGGGCGAGACTGGAAACaggagagacaaaagaagggaaggagcagGAGACGACAGTCTGAAGAATGTGCTgatctttgtttcccttttggtGTTAGTTCCTGTCAGTTTGTGGCTGGCCTATAAACGAGGCAGTAAAAATTAG
- the LOC119583733 gene encoding uncharacterized protein LOC119583733 isoform X3, whose amino-acid sequence MIIHVRDTDGTMSSVEAQPTDTIHTLRVKIMLEGIQLSDYRVLAFNGERLRDRKATISSYGINNEDCVDVKSVWVAQAMTGFYVNVVQPEGEVIRVVADEAVPVIEIKHEVARVAGVEARKQQLKAGGEVMKDEKMLRDYGITKDAVVWMDKRREGAGDDSLKTVLFFVSFLVLVPVSSWLVYKLWDEIP is encoded by the coding sequence ATGATCATCCACGTGCGAGACACAGACGGGACAATGAGTTCTGTTGAAGCACAACCGACGGACACAATCCACACGCTCAGGGTGAAGATAATGTTAGAAGGCATTCAGCTAAGTGACTATCGGGTACTCGCGTTTAACGGCGAGCGTTTGAGGGACAGGAAAGCAACGATCTCTAGCTACGGCATCAACAACGAAGACTGCGTGGATGTGAAAAGTGTTTGGGTGGCCCAAGCTATGACTGGGTTTTACGTTAACGTTGTCCAGCCGGAAGGGGAGGTTATCAGGGTCGTGGCGGACGAAGCGGTGCCCGTGATAGAGATCAAGCACGAAGTGGCACGGGTAGCGGGTGTGGAGGCGAGGAAGCAGCAGCTGAAGGCGGGTGGCGAAGTCATGAAGGACGAGAAGATGCTGAGAGACTATGGCATCACCAAGGATGCTGTTGTGTGGATGgacaaaagaagggaaggagcagGAGACGACAGCCTGAAGACTGTGctgttctttgtttcctttctggTGTTAGTTCCTGTCAGTTCGTGGCTGGTCTATAAACTTTGGGATGAAATTCCTTAA